The Chloracidobacterium sp. sequence GGAATACGAACTGCTCAACGACGAAGCCGACAACGATGTGCCGGAGACCATCCACGTTGGACGTTGTGTGCCGGTGTATCGCAAGCTCGGCGACTTTCGCGCGCGGGCGTTGCGGACGCTGATGTTCCGCATCCTCGAAGCGTTAGGTGAGGTTTCTGACGACGGACTGCCGGACGAGTTACGCGCTGGCGTTGGCGCATGCCGGCCGCTTCCGACCAAGGCCGCCGCCTTCCGCGCAGTGCATTTCCCAAGCGTCGGTGCGAACCTCAGCGATCTGCAGGTGCGCCGCTCGCCCGCGCATGCACGCTTGGCGCTAGAGGAGTTTTTTCTACTGACGTTGGCGTTAGGCGATCGTCGCCGCCAGCGCGAGCAAGCTGGCGGCAAGGCGACGATGGTCGTGACAGACGCCATTCGTGCGCGCGTCCGTGAGGCGTTGCCGTTTCCGATGACGCAGGCGCAGAAGCGCGTCATCCGTGAAATTGTCGCTGACATGACCGGCGACCGACCGATGTCGCGGCTGTTGCAGGGGGATGTCGGTTCGGGAAAGACCATCATCGCCTTGCAGGCGTTGATCGTTGCCGTCGAAAACGGTTGGCAGGCGGCGCTAATGGCGCCGACGGAAATTTTGGTTGAGCAGCATTACCGATCCTTGACGCGGTGGTTGGCCGGAACACCCTACCGCGTGGCGGCGCTGACCGGTCGTCTCTCGGCGGCGGAGAAAAAAGCCGTCCGCAAGGCGCTGGCGGCGCACGAACTGGATATTGTCGTCGGCACGCAGGCGCTCATTCAGGACGACACCACTTTCGCCCGCCTCGGCTTGGTCATTATTGATGAACAGCACCGCTTCGGCGTCCTGCAACGGGAAAAGCTAGTGGCGCGGGGCGTCGCGCCGGATGTCCTCGTGATGACGGCGACGCCGATTCCGCGCAGTTTGGCGATGGCGATGTACGGCGACCTCGATGTTTCCGTCATTGACGAGTTGCCGCCGGGCCGGAAGCCGGTCGTGACGGCCGTTCGCGGTAATGACCGCCGAGAGCGCGTTTACGACTTTATTCGGCAGGAGTGCGCCGCTGGCCGCCAAGCATACATTGTTTATCCGCTGGTGGAGGAATCCGAAAAGCTGGATGTCGCTGCTGCAACGGCGGCCGCCGAACACTTGCAACGCGCCGTGTTTCCGATGTTCACCGTCGGACTGCTGCACGGCAAGCTGAAAGCCGAGGAAAAAGACGCCGTGATGCAAAAGTTCGCGGCGGGCGAGATTCAGATTCTGGTGACGACGACCGTGGTGGAAGTCGGTATTGACGTACCAAACGCTTCTGTGATGCTCATTGAGCATCCCGAACGGTTTGGGCTGGCGCAACTGCATCAACTGCGTGGGCGGGTTGGACGCGGCGCGGCCAAATCGTACTGCGTACTGATGACGCCGGATAGCGTATCGCCGGAAGCCCTTGAACGCTTGATGTTTTTTGCGCAAACGCCGGACGGCTTCGCCATTGCGGAGAAAGACCTGCTGTGGCGTGGTCCCGGTGAAATATTGGGCGTCCGGCAGTCGGGCGTACCGGTTTTTCGCGTCGGCGACATTGTGCGCGACGCCGACTGGTTGGCGGCGGCGCGGCAAGCGGCTTGGCGCATCCTGCGGGAGCATCCCAACGATCCACAAACGCAGGTGTGGCTGGCGCAGGCCCGGCGCATGTTTCCGCTGACGACGGGGGGCGTTCACTAAACATCCGTTCAAGGGAGATTCGTCTTGCTCGTCCTGCACAAACTTCACGGTCTAGGCAATGACTTTCTAGTTTTCGACGCGCGGCAGGCAGGCGCGGTAGCATTCTTGGCCGACGCCGAACATCAGGCGCGCGCTGTTTGCGAGCGGCACTGCGGCGTTGGTGCGGATGGCGTCATCGCCGTCGAACCAAGCAACACCGACGAGGCCGACTATCAGATGACGCTCTGGAACGCCGACGGCTCGCGCGCTGAAATGTCGGGCAACGGCCTGCGCTGCGTCGCAGCGTATATCCGTCGCATCCTCGGCTGGGAAAAAGACTCGTTGCGCGTGATGACGGATGTCGGTGTGCGCACAGTTGCCTTTCTTAACTCGTCCGGCTTGGAGACGCGCTGTGCGATTCAGATGGGTTCGCCGGTCTTGACGGCTGAAGCGATACCTTTCCAGATGGCGGCCGGGCTTCCGTCGCCGCTCGTGGATGTCGCCTTGCAGGTTGACGCGGAGACGGTCAGGGCGACGGTTGTATCCATCGGCAACCCGCACTGTACAGTGTTTGTAGACGACGCGCGCACTGCGCCGGCGGCGCGCCTTGGGCCGCAACTCGAACGCCATCCTGCATTTCCCAATCGAACGAATGTGGAGTTTGCGGCTGTCCGCGACCGACGCAACCTTGATGTCGCTTTCTGGGAGCGCGGCGTTGGCCACACCACCGCTTCCGGGACAGGCGC is a genomic window containing:
- the dapF gene encoding diaminopimelate epimerase, which gives rise to MLVLHKLHGLGNDFLVFDARQAGAVAFLADAEHQARAVCERHCGVGADGVIAVEPSNTDEADYQMTLWNADGSRAEMSGNGLRCVAAYIRRILGWEKDSLRVMTDVGVRTVAFLNSSGLETRCAIQMGSPVLTAEAIPFQMAAGLPSPLVDVALQVDAETVRATVVSIGNPHCTVFVDDARTAPAARLGPQLERHPAFPNRTNVEFAAVRDRRNLDVAFWERGVGHTTASGTGACAAAVAAMLKGLVDRAVTVHTAQGALEVAWDAVTDEVTLTGNACYIARVEWAGVGM
- the recG gene encoding ATP-dependent DNA helicase RecG, whose translation is MPGPHPTQASRRPATYRQPPTEQSKLHRLPIGKSTPPPTTTGKVFRMSACLSLTTPLMELPTYLRQMGTATAGKLAAALAEVVGKPTAAAVTVEDLLFYLPFRYEDRSHLPRIRDLTDGMTASVVVEVYAPSTVPIRTKNGKHLTLFEFVGRDDTGRIRAYWWNQPYLRQTFPAERRVILYGEWQFSNRHQCYQVENPEYELLNDEADNDVPETIHVGRCVPVYRKLGDFRARALRTLMFRILEALGEVSDDGLPDELRAGVGACRPLPTKAAAFRAVHFPSVGANLSDLQVRRSPAHARLALEEFFLLTLALGDRRRQREQAGGKATMVVTDAIRARVREALPFPMTQAQKRVIREIVADMTGDRPMSRLLQGDVGSGKTIIALQALIVAVENGWQAALMAPTEILVEQHYRSLTRWLAGTPYRVAALTGRLSAAEKKAVRKALAAHELDIVVGTQALIQDDTTFARLGLVIIDEQHRFGVLQREKLVARGVAPDVLVMTATPIPRSLAMAMYGDLDVSVIDELPPGRKPVVTAVRGNDRRERVYDFIRQECAAGRQAYIVYPLVEESEKLDVAAATAAAEHLQRAVFPMFTVGLLHGKLKAEEKDAVMQKFAAGEIQILVTTTVVEVGIDVPNASVMLIEHPERFGLAQLHQLRGRVGRGAAKSYCVLMTPDSVSPEALERLMFFAQTPDGFAIAEKDLLWRGPGEILGVRQSGVPVFRVGDIVRDADWLAAARQAAWRILREHPNDPQTQVWLAQARRMFPLTTGGVH